Proteins co-encoded in one Chroicocephalus ridibundus chromosome 6, bChrRid1.1, whole genome shotgun sequence genomic window:
- the GDF2 gene encoding growth/differentiation factor 2 — protein sequence MHYFGVLAALSVFNIIACLTRGKPLEDWGKLSAMGKSDAHFHDAGEVEDETHFNFKSFLENTKTDLLRSLNLSRVPSQAKTKEEPTQFMIDLYNRYTADKSSIPASNIVRSFSTEDVVSLTSPEENAFQKHILLFNISIPRYEEITRAELRIYISCHREVGSLSRLEGNMVIYDVLDGDHWENSESTKSFLVSHNIHECGWEMFEVSSAVKRWVRADKLKTKNKLEVVIESKAPGGFTCGKLDISVTPDTKNLPLLIVFSNDRSNGTKETKVELRDMIVHEQESVLKKLGKNNTSSEEEEQREEKAITGPHQHSSRSKRSIGANHCRRTSLHVNFEEIGWDSWIIAPKDYEAFECKGGCFFPLTDNVTPTKHAIVQTLVHLQNPKKASKACCVPTKLDSISILYKDDAGVPTLIYNYEGMKVAECGCR from the exons atgcattattttggAGTATTAGCTGCACTGTCTGTTTTCAACATCATTGCCTGTTTGACAAGAGGCAAGCCTTTGGAAGACTGGGGCAAGTTATCAGCTATGGGAAAGTCCGATGCACACTTTCATGATGCTGGGGAAGTGGAAGATGAGACTCATTTCAACTTTAAATCTTTCCTGGAGAATACGAAGACAGATTTACTAAGGAGTTTGAATTTATCAAGAGTCCCCTCACAAGCGAAGACCAAAGAAGAACCAACACAGTTCATGATTGATTTATACAACAGATATACTGCAGACAAgtcctccatccctgcatccaaTATTGTAAGGAGCTTCAGTACTGAAG ATGTTGTTTCTTTAACTTCAccagaagaaaatgcatttcagaaacaCATCTTGCTCTTCAACATCTCTATTCCACGATATGAGGAAATCACCAGAGCTGAACTGAGAATTTATATCTCCTGTCACAGGGAAGTTGGGTCTCTCTCTAGGCTGGAAGGCAACATGGTAATTTACGATGTTCTAGATGGTGACCACTGGGAAAACTCAGAAAGTACCAAATCTTTCCTTGTCTCCCACAATATCCACGAGTGTGGCTGGGAGATGTTTGAAGTGTCAAGTGCTGTGAAAAGATGGGTCAGGGCAGACAAACTGAAGACTAAAAACAAGCTAGAGGTTGTTATAGAGAGTAAGGCTCCGGGTGGTTTCACTTGTGGGAAGCTGGATATCAGTGTTACACCTGACACTAAAAATCTGCCCCTGTTAATAGTGTTTTCCAATGACCGCAGCAATGGGACAAAAGAGACCAAAGTGGAGCTCCGGGATATGATTGTTCATGAACAAGAAAGTGTGCTAAAGAAATTAGGAAAGAACAACACTTCGTCTGAAGAGGAAGAACAGCGAGAGGAAAAGGCCATCACTGGGCCCCACCAGCATTCTTCCAGAAGCAAGAGAAGCATTGGAGCCAACCACTGCCGGAGAACTTCCCTCCATGTGAACTTCGAAGAGATTGGCTGGGATTCCTGGATCATTGCACCAAAAGATTATGAGGCTTTTGAGTGTAAAGGAGGTTGCTTCTTCCCTCTGACAGATAACGTTACCCCAACAAAACATGCTATTGTCCAAACTCTGGTGCAtctccaaaacccaaaaaaagctTCCAAAGCCTGTTGTGTTCCAACCAAATTGGATTCAATCTCCATTCTTTATAAGGATGATGCTGGTGTGCCCACTTTGATATATAACTACGAAGGGATGAAAGTGGCAGAATGTGGCTGCAGGTAG